From Topomyia yanbarensis strain Yona2022 chromosome 1, ASM3024719v1, whole genome shotgun sequence, one genomic window encodes:
- the LOC131696253 gene encoding putative nuclease HARBI1 encodes MAMFMDFSVRRRKIYRTRRSNELDSFKHLYRFTENNVEWLAAHFLGSSHETRGGALSNFQKMQIFLRYVGDPGFQVGVGEDIGIHQTTVSKTIWNVCQKIASKSSDWIKFPVTKEDMDAAKNIWRRKFKFPDSIGALDCTHVIIQSPYEHADEYVNRKGLKSFNIQATCDANELFTSIDCTWPGSVHDSRIWKNSSVFQVMHENPAEALLLGDDGYGIAPWVMTPYRNPNTPQQQRYNKIHSSERVIIERVFGQVKRRFPFLQSKVRVNTRRIPSMILSCFVLHNIAKYLKDEEFEEVRSTSNRNIHVPMLDEVNNNDKKRGQARRNAITTYLFQL; translated from the exons ATGGCCATGTTTATGGATTTTAGTGTTCGACGTCGTAAAATATATAGAACACGGCGCAGCAATGAATTAGACAGTTTTAAGCACTTATACCGGTTTACAGAAAATAATGTCGAATGGTTAGCTGCTCATTTTCTCGGTTCATCTCATGAAACTAGAGGCGGTGCTTTAAGTAATTTCCAAAAGATGCAAATTTTTCTTCGATATGTTGGAGATCCCGGATTCCAG GTTGGTGTTGGGGAAGATATTGGAATACACCAAACGACTGTCAGCAAAACTATTTGGAATGTATGCCAAAAAATTGCATCAAAATCTTCTGATTGGATTAAATTTCCGGTCACGAAAGAAGATATGGATGCGGCTAAGAATATATGGCGTAGAAAGTTCAAATTTCCGGATTCAATAGGAGCATTGGACTGCACTCATGTCATTATTCAAAGTCCATATGAACATGCAGATGAATATGTGAATAGAAAAGGTTTAAAATCGTTCAATATACAAGCTACATGTGatgcaaacgaattgttcaccAGTATTGATTGTACATGGCCAGGATCTGTACACGATTCTAGAATATGGAAAAATTCATCAGTGTTTCAGGTAATGCATGAGAATCCTGCCGAAGCCTTATTGCTAGGTGATGATGGCTATGGAATTGCTCCTTGGGTCATGACTCCATACAGAAATCCCAATACCCCCCAACAACAACGGTACAATAAAATTCATAGCAGTGAACGAGTCATAATAGAACGAGTGTTTGGTCAGGTCAAGCGGAGGTTTCCATTCCTGCAATCGAAAGTACGAGTTAATACACGTCGTATTCCAAGCATGATTTTGTCTTGTTTTGTGTTGCACAATATAGCCAAATATTTAAAGGATGAGGAATTTGAAGAGGTTCGATCCACAAGTAATAGAAATATACATGTTCCAATGCTTGATGAAGTAAATAACAATGATAAAAAAAGAGGTCAAGCGCGACGTAATGCTATTacaacatatttatttcaattGTAA